The window GATTGAATTTTGGGTCGATATGGAATTGTTCCGCACAGACGATTCGCACGCGCTCGCCGATAACGCAAGACTTTCGTCGCAATTAGATACTGCACTCGCGGCGGGAGCGTCAAAGGTTATTGTTTACGACTTAGCCGTTCTCGGAAATGCAGGGTTGGACTCGCTTGAAAAATGGTTTGCACGGGACAGTTCGCAAGTGACGTTTATCAAGATCCGTCGCACCCCAAACAAGTCGCAAAAGTTCGGCGGTCCGCGCCATAAAGAAATTCGGTATTACAAGCTGAACGGCGCAAGAGTAAAGACAAGCGAATAAAACGCAACACTCTTCAACTTTTATCCATACACATTTTTGTATATTCCTCTTATGAATAAAATTATTTTCATTCTATTTTTTGCAATCGGGCTTGGAACCGCAGCAGCGGACGCAATTGTCAAGGACAAAAAAGTCAAAGAGAGCAAGCCCAAATACGCCATGACCGAAATCATGGATTTTGATGGTCAGCAAGTTCTCTTAGAAGAACGTACAGACAAAAAGTTTATCCAGGATTTATACATCGACGATTACAAATTTCCACACCCTTTTGTAGCCATGATTGGGACCGCTTTTGCGAATCACCACTCTATCGAGATTTATCCCGATGACATTTGGCTTTTGATTATGGACGGAATCCGTCTGCATATTAAATACAATCGCGATAAATTTAAAGATAAATTCGTAAAAAACGAGGCCGACACAAATCTTGTCATAAATGATAACGCTCTTACTTTGCAATCGCCACCCAGCGCATGGAAAAAGAGCATTGCACAAACATACGATTCACTTTACCAAAAACTCCCGGAAGATACAAGAAATACGTTCGACATAGACTTTTCTACATCCACAGCAATTGACAAGTTTGTTGCAAAAGCAACGCTTATGTCCATCAGTTCGGAATATTACTCTTACTCCATACACACTTTGTGCGGGATTCCTCAAATTATCATCAAAGGAAAAAAGCGAGATTGGCAAAAGTTGAAAGATTCATTCGACAAACTTGCGCTTATTTTCGACATGCCCTGGTGGGCTAAACAAGTCGATCCGATTCTAAATGAATTTATCCAGACATTCAACAACAAGATTAACATGAATTTCTGGAGGGGAATCTACAAATATTTTCCGGAGGATCTCAGTTGCGGAGCAACCCCGCACATCAACGGATGGATAACAAAATTCTTCCCCTACATTGTCAATGGAGAACAGGAACACAGAACCAATTGGGACGAACAAATCCAATACAAAGACATTTCAGCCGGGAAAAACGATGTTTTCATTACATGGAAACATCTAGGCAACGAAATCTACTTACTATTATCCACCGGATTTTGGGGCGTTACCATCGACCCGAAAACAAAGCGTTTGAGAACAATCCGCGGATACGCGCTGACGAAGGATAGGGATTAGGATTTTTTCGTTAATTTGCCGCCCGCGATGAGCACTAAAAAGGCGGCACCGCCTACACCCACAATTTTCTTGATATCGCTCCAAAATTCGCGACGTTTTTCTTTGCACGATTCGCAAAGTTTTTCGGAGTCCTCAGCTTTATCGCAGCCGCATTTTTTGCATTTATTCCACATTTTTTGAAGCATAGCCAAATTCCTTAATCGTTGAAGGTGAACGAGAAGTCTTTTTAAAATACCATTTTTTGTTAGGAATGAGAGTAACGGGAATCACAATTTTTGGGGGGGATGGCATCCTCACCCAAACTTTTATATATTTGACGCCTACGGCGTCCGCGGCGACGGCTCGGTAATAAAAATATGCCAGCATATTTCTGCAACGCTCGCCTTGCACGCTTATGAAGTACTGGTTTAAAGGCGAAGCCAAGGAGCAGTTTAAAATGGATTTCAAGAAATGCAGCGAAGTTTATGGATACAAATCCATTGCCGAAGTCGAAGAAGAAGAGCTTGAAGCCAAGATTAAAGATACCAAACTCGAAATGGTCGACGCCATGTTTGCTATTCCCAAATTAACTGATGCAGACATCTCTAGCATTTCAGTTTTTCCGGTAGACGACATCCAAAAGCGAAGAGCACAACGCTAAAAAAGCAATTTGAAAATCCACAGTGTTAGATTCGTGGATTTTTATTTAGTTTATCTATGGCAAAATTTCAACCAAATACGGAAAATATTTAGATAGTCCGAATTTCGTTGAAATGTTTTTAGAGAACGACTACAAATTTGAATATTTGTAGTCGTTTTGTACAGACAAATTGCGTTAGGGATAGTGACCACTGTGTGGCGGAGACTTGCGCAAGCAAGGCTCCGTTCTAGGAGGTTAGCGGAGAGCGTAGCGAAGACGGTTGCCCCTAGAATATAGCCCGACCTTGCCCATGGGCAAGGGAACGCCCAATACATGTCTCGTGCAAGGAGATTCCCCATCAGGTGGGGAATGACAAGGAAGAAGTGCTCAAGAACTATGCAAAACAGGCTTGTTATGCGCTCTGCTCCGCACTCGTCATACGAAAAAGTTCCTACATTTTCCATCAGTAACATTCTCTACCGGGATCGCCATCCCGATGGATTAACTCTCAACAAATGAGGAACAAACAAAAAATGGCAAGAGCATTGATTATCGGTTGTGGCGCCGTTGCCACAGTTGCTATCAAGAAGTGCTGCACCTGCAGCGAAGTTTTTAGCGAAATCTGCATCGCCAGCCGTCATCGCGAAAATTGCGAGAAGTTGGCTCAGGAACTCCGCCCGAATACGAAGACGGTCATCACGACTGCCGCCGTGGACGCTGATAAGGCCGAGAACGTCTCTGCTCTCATTAAGCAATACAAGCCGGACTTGGTGATGAATATCGCTCTCCCCTACCAGGACCTCGCCATCATGGATGCATGCCTTGAATGTGGCGTGAACTACATGGACACGGCTAACTACGAGCCGGAAAACATCGACGATCCGGAATGGCGCAAGGTTTACGACAAGCGCTGCAAGGAAAAGGGCTTTAGCGCCTACTTCGATTACAGCTGGCAGTGGGCTTACAAAGAAAAGTTTGAAAAGGCTGGTCTCACGGCTTTGCTCGGTTCCGGCTTTGACCCGGGTGTTTCTCAGGCATACTGCGCCTACGCCTTGAAGCACCAGTTCGATACGATTGAAGAAATCGACATTCTCGACTGCAATGGCGGCGATCACGGCTACAAGTTCGCAACGAACTTCAACCCGGAAATCAACCTCCGCGAAGTTTCTGCTCCGGGCAGCTACTGGGACACGGACGAGAACGGCAAGGGCCACTGGGTTGAAATCCCGGCCATGAGCATCAAGCGTGAATACAACTTCGCACAGGTCGGCAAGAAGGACATGTACCTTCTCCACCACGAAGAAATTGAATCCCTCGCCCAGAACATCCCGGGCATCAAGCGCATCCGCTTCT of the Fibrobacter sp. UWB2 genome contains:
- a CDS encoding DUF4419 domain-containing protein, which translates into the protein MNKIIFILFFAIGLGTAAADAIVKDKKVKESKPKYAMTEIMDFDGQQVLLEERTDKKFIQDLYIDDYKFPHPFVAMIGTAFANHHSIEIYPDDIWLLIMDGIRLHIKYNRDKFKDKFVKNEADTNLVINDNALTLQSPPSAWKKSIAQTYDSLYQKLPEDTRNTFDIDFSTSTAIDKFVAKATLMSISSEYYSYSIHTLCGIPQIIIKGKKRDWQKLKDSFDKLALIFDMPWWAKQVDPILNEFIQTFNNKINMNFWRGIYKYFPEDLSCGATPHINGWITKFFPYIVNGEQEHRTNWDEQIQYKDISAGKNDVFITWKHLGNEIYLLLSTGFWGVTIDPKTKRLRTIRGYALTKDRD
- a CDS encoding saccharopine dehydrogenase family protein, encoding MARALIIGCGAVATVAIKKCCTCSEVFSEICIASRHRENCEKLAQELRPNTKTVITTAAVDADKAENVSALIKQYKPDLVMNIALPYQDLAIMDACLECGVNYMDTANYEPENIDDPEWRKVYDKRCKEKGFSAYFDYSWQWAYKEKFEKAGLTALLGSGFDPGVSQAYCAYALKHQFDTIEEIDILDCNGGDHGYKFATNFNPEINLREVSAPGSYWDTDENGKGHWVEIPAMSIKREYNFAQVGKKDMYLLHHEEIESLAQNIPGIKRIRFFMTFGQSYLDHMRCLEDVGMLSTQPIKFQGQDIVPIQFLKALLPDPASLGPRTVGKTNIGCIFKGTKDGKPKTYYLYNVCDHQECYKELGSQAIAYTTGVPAMCGAMMVLTGKWNKPGVHTVEEFDPDPFMEALTKYGLPWNEDFNPVLVD